A window of Ptychodera flava strain L36383 chromosome 1, AS_Pfla_20210202, whole genome shotgun sequence contains these coding sequences:
- the LOC139142505 gene encoding uncharacterized protein, producing MAGLQVTPIYRLHDTWNYLKNMYKQQYKTFLELSHLMSDERNFACYHEAVDEAMKSPPCMPFFGIFLRSLIATESVNLISMDTRKMKLDIENEDGDKDAEVGEAARVDVEGACKDAAKGDRKTVFKGIRSKVANIFSKGGSTSPTTSNQEVKTEKVDVFSMLAVAMSARRQQRGLSVDHSDTSSNLSEDTGEGDADVGKDGKPKLISRARRRRIRRAILQHARKIRAEKLRELTDELTEGGIGPSLFATMASLVSKEEKRKRIEERKRKEREKERHKEMAKMLFHYQINAIKYRFHSKANIRSFLLRSKSNTGRENYKLSCLREPPHKGEIKQQA from the exons ATGGCGGGTCTTCAGGTCACACCGATCTATCGACTTCATGATACATGGAATTATTTAAAAAACATGTATAAACAGCAGTACAA GACATTCCTGGAGCTATCACATTTGATGAGCGACGAGCGCAATTTTGCATGCTACCATGAAGCCGTGGACGAGGCTATGAAATCGCCGCCATGCATGCCTTTCTTCGGAATATTTCTTCGGTCTCTCATAGCAACAGAATCTGTGAATTTGATTTCAATGGACACCAGGAAGATGAAACTGGATATCGAGAATGAGGATGGCGACAAAGACGCCGAAGTTGGAGAAGCGGCGAGAGTTGATGTTGAAGGCGCTTGCAAGGATGCTGCAAAAGGGGACAGAAAGACGGTTTTCAAAGGAATAAGGAGTAAAGTTGCGAACATATTCTCGAAAGGAGGCTCAACCTCGCCTACGACTTCAAATCAAGAAGTCAAGACGGAAAAAGTTGACGTCTTTTCCATGCTGGCCGTTGCTATGTCGGCGCGACGCCAACAAAGGGGACTGTCAGTAGATCACAGTGACACGTCATCAAATTTATCAGAAGATACTGGCGAAGGTGATGCCGATGTTGGGAAAGATGGGAAGCCGAAGTTGATTTCCAGAGCTCGAAGGCGGCGAATACGTAGGGCTATTCTGCAACACGCACGGAAAATCCGTGCCGAAAAATTACGAGAGCTTACCGATGAACTTACAGAAGGTGGAATCGGACCGAGCTTATTTGCCACGATGGCTAGTCTGGTTAGTaaggaagaaaaaagaaaacgaatTGAAGAAAGGAAAAGGAAggaaagagagaaagagagacataAAGAGATGGCAAAGATGTTGTTTCACTACCAGATCAATGCGATTAAATACAGATTCCATAGCAAGGCGAACATTCGATCATTTCTCTTGAGATCAAAGAGCAACACCGGGAGGGAAAACTACAAACTTTCATGTTTGCGGGAGCCACCTCACAAGGGGGAGATAAAACAGCAAGCCTAG
- the LOC139145515 gene encoding uncharacterized protein: MARLQRLLWSEEYNFDDVILIEGEFIQILDSGDALRYVILGLTPKLLLIAEDNMDQSKDIDPGDLPTDDDYDLEDLELAHLYPLSVVKLSVRHSKEHELKMRMMNGETQFFEFADNVDREEKWHHWVARIHEVHVDYLGDPGKAGHILHTNEGSHHSIVHVSADVFKPKERGRSPAFKWMKHFTMTVSETHNDDIEDEATEVFTLGLPILHEAGSSSMSVRKSIRSRSAMMNEDKSDDSSVQSSDSGQTEGSDELSDVEDSGEEEKDETLKSQRLRRLVLSVGEFFGVANAEPHIHGPFVLRRTASLTALQEIKRAEESQIKTLAKNDPFNINREKITHTTSRPDILEGEATFIEDVPHLAKMTHRASLLSAELENDDPSVTPYYVNGHVMLLTNEEVALEKEVEQARQQHVDLSFSTVRKKGKYRRIMERKIKLPTIQTTDEFGHVTIQLPGEVSLKKDDENKPTSKKRFGSKLFKGRATKAFRNIGKKKDKSKPSKNTKLDKKKRSTPDDNGMSAAQENAVEEHGPIIKHVDEIDSDSLAKELTLIDRDLLIRVRDTELIDCKWTKKDKHYSAPNIMELIEFFERLVNLVATEILAHESLVKRTQTLAKFIDVRII, translated from the exons ATGGCTAGATTACAGCGGTTGCTATGGAGCGAGGAATACAATTTCGATGACGTCATCCTCATCGAGGGAGAGTTCATTCAGATTCTTGATAGCGGAGATGCATTACGGTATGTTATTCTTGGCCTGACACCGAAACTGCTTTTGATAGCAGAGGACAACATGGACCAAAGCAAGGACATTGACCCGGGAGACTTACCAACTGATGACGACTACGACCTTGAGGATTTGGAATTGGCGCACCTTTATCCGTTGAGCGTGGTCAAACTATCTGTGAGGCACAGTAAAGAACATGAGCTGAAAATGCGAATGATGAACGGGGAAACCCAGTTTTTTGAGTTCGCGGACAATGTTGACAGGGAAGAGAAATGGCATCACTGGGTTGCTAGAATACATGAAGTTCACGTTGATTACCTTGGAGATCCGGGTAAAGCGGGCCACATTCTCCACACTAATGAGGGCAGTCACCATTCCATCGTGCATGTAAGCGCGGATGTATTCAAACCGAAAGAGAGAGGTCGATCACCTGCATTCAAATGGATGAAGCACTTCACAATGACGGTGTCTGAAACGCATAACGATGACATTGAGGATGAGGCGACGGAAGTTTTCACGCTAGGGCTTCCTATCCTCCATGAAGCTGGTAGCAGTTCAATGTCAGTGCGCAAGTCCATCAGAAGCAGGAGTGCTATGATGAACGAAGACAAATCTGACGATTCCTCTGTCCAATCAAGTGATTCCGGACAAACGGAAGGCAGTGACGAGTTGTCAGACGTTGAAGACAGTGGGGAAGAGGAaaaagatgaaactttaaaatcacagcGTCTTCGCCGTCTGGTTCTGAGCGTTGGCGAGTTCTTCGGAGTCGCGAATGCAGAACCACATATCCACGGTCCGTTTGTGCTGAGACGCACAGCGTCCCTGACGGCCTTGCAGGAAATTAAGAGGGCGGAAGAAAGTCAAATTAAAAC CCTAGCTAAAAACGACCCTTTCAACATAAATCGCGAGAAAATAACACACACCACGTCACGACCGGACATTCTGGAAGGAGAGGCCACGTTTATCGAGGATGTGCCACATCTTGCAAAAATGACGCACCGGGCTTCCCTCCTCTCTGCCGAACTGGAGAATGATGATCCCAGTGTGACACCCTACTACGTCAACGGTCACGTGATGCTGTTGACCAATGAAGAGGTGGCTCTTGAGAAAGAGGTAGAACAAGCTAGACAGCAGCACGTGGATCTTAGTTTCAGCACTGTCAGGAAGAAAGGAAAGTATAGGAGAATAATGGAAAGAAAAATCAA GTTACCCACAATACAGACGACGGACGAGTTTGGTCACGTGACAATTCAACTTCCTGGCGAAGTTTCCTTGAAAAAGGACGATG aaaataagcCTACGTCAAAGAAGCGATTTGGGAGCAAACTCTTCAAGGGAAGAGCCACAAAAGCATTCCGTAACATAGGGAAGAAGAAAGACAAGTCAAAACCatctaaaaatacaaaactggaTAAAAAGAAGCGTTCTACGCCCGATGACAACGGTATGAGTGCAGCACAGGAGAACGCGGTTGAAGAGCACGGACCAATCATAAAGCATGTAGACGAAATCGATTCAGATTCCCTGGCCAAAGAACTTACTTTGATTGACAGGGATCTGTTAATCAGAGTACGCGATACTGAGCTCATTGACTGTAAATGGACCAAGAAAGACAAG CACTATAGCGCCCCCAACATAATGGAACTCATCGAATTCTTTGAGCGTCTTGTTAACCTTGTTGCCACGGAGATTCTAGCTCACGAGTCATTGGTGAAGCGAACTCAGACTCTGGCCAAATTCATAGATGTACGTATTATTTAA